One segment of Megachile rotundata isolate GNS110a chromosome 4, iyMegRotu1, whole genome shotgun sequence DNA contains the following:
- the LOC105663381 gene encoding uncharacterized protein LOC105663381, with translation METHENEQYVSFPLSGVHDGIQDNIISHEEICEPVDECVLQEGLTEVSVTDVNAGITEAQVAVEILTEHSDEEDENRVVYPIYIKQEEQQQYTSGDDESMAVEALRQLGGMYPCFEDKKVSCPNCTNFFTQSEMAKHHITCTATKLSCMTCGERFERKMDLNNHMVCHQVDRPHACRTCGNLFRSKSNLRYHMLQVHQIERPHKCTICGADFQRPSSLSNHMKIHTYVAGRAIMQSQSNNVSQSEEPFRKWSENITESQNNEVPSSSVQTVQNYDTVHWPVTPYNFHSEQSTVNVISGSQEKMDTLHEFTVMPNGEVTQFEYSQPNSINNQVNQQYNISLNSFNNADTMIKVETISYNSEDRKNYIEVETNSTKPHNCKYCGIGFARATALVSHEKIHLSKNWSIPIECEYCDKQFQDNNHLATHQTTCAKKLMQNNIEQGSPNSKWCKHACSECGKKFTTKQKMFRHQWIHRKKTHSCEVCGSQFEKQNQLDKHRLSAHPGDSPFTCTECGKSFVSRQGLWEHGRTHAGSPAHFHCDTCSKTFSSRQGYLIHHRTHTGERPYGCKFCWKAFRDGGTLRKHERIHTGERPHICPLCSRAFNQKVVLREHVRWVHAAGKNETDATGPPFPCPICGTLSQDRDELCAHIVKHSDQMIAEAKAKTNNNAPKTKPVKKKSKTCATTGLQVKQELGSCIISKTEENEALLSITDTDKSDNHQILNDKQNTFLVVTKKDDEDFISISEFKSENTDLLTDDKQDENLHISETDQKDPLGMITMDKQNNTCIASTESERSALHSATGHNEITTMHLIQTSKQSNTLHLISKQNESLPVLTLQNPQSHEDYSSQIAQINNNDVPMDMVTHHSTRQDQNTKDHDNEIGQESLISEGTSQTAVIQVVQYHQNESDDEEEELVCGICGEDFNDKNVLMEHVKIHI, from the coding sequence ATGGAAACTCATGAGAATGAACAGTATGTATCATTTCCTCTTTCTGGGGTACATGATGGAATACAAGATAATATTATATCTCATGAAGAAATATGTGAACCTGTTGATGAATGTGTCCTTCAGGAAGGACTTACCGAAGTATCCGTTACAGATGTTAATGCTGGTATTACAGAGGCACAAGTTGCAGTTGAAATTTTAACGGAACATTCCGATGAAGAAGATGAGAATCGTGTGGTATATCCTATATATATTAAACAGGAAGAACAACAGCAATACACATCTGGTGATGATGAGTCTATGGCTGTAGAAGCTCTCAGACAACTCGGAGGAATGTACCCATGTTTTGAGGATAAGAAAGTATCTTGTCCTAATTGCACGAATTTCTTTACACAATCAGAAATGGCAAAGCATCATATTACTTGTACCGCTACTAAATTGTCGTGCATGACTTGTGGAGAAAGATTTGAGAGGAAAATGGATTTGAATAATCATATGGTATGTCACCAAGTAGATCGCCCACATGCTTGTAGAACTTGTGGTAATTTGTTTCGTTCAAAGAGTAATTTAAGATATCATATGTTGCAAGTACATCAGATAGAGCGACCTCATAAATGCACCATATGTGGAGCAGATTTTCAGAGACCTTCTAGTTTATCTAATCATATGAAAATTCATACATATGTTGCTGGACGtgccatcatgcaatcacaaagtAATAATGTGTCTCAGTCTGAAGAACCTTTTAGAAAATGGTCTGAAAATATAACTGAATCTCAAAACAATGAAGTGCCATCTTCCTCTGTACAAACTGTACAAAATTATGATACAGTTCATTGGCCAGTTACCCCTTATAATTTTCACAGCGAACAATCAACAGTTAATGTAATATCAGGTTCTCAAGAGAAAATGGATACTTTACATGAATTTACTGTAATGCCAAATGGGGAAGTAACGCAATTTGAATATTCTCAACCGAATAGTATAAATAATCAAGTAAATCAACAATACAATATCTCATTGAATTCATTTAATAATGCTGATACAATGATCAAAGTTGAAACTATATCATATAACAGTGAAgatagaaaaaattatatagaagTTGAAACAAATAGTACAAAGCCACACAACTGTAAATATTGTGGAATCGGTTTTGCCCGTGCAACTGCATTAGTATCGCATGAAAAAATTCATCTATCTAAAAATTGGAGTATACCAATTGAATGTGAATATTGCGATAAACAATTTCAGGATAACAACCATCTAGCAACTCATCAAACCACATGTGCAAAAAAGCTAATGCAAAATAATATAGAGCAAGGTTCACCTAACAGTAAATGGTGTAAACATGCATGTTCTGAATGTGGTAAAAAATTCACtacaaaacaaaaaatgttCAGACATCAATGGATCCACAGGAAAAAGACACATTCTTGTGAAGTATGTGGATCCCAATTTGAAAAACAAAATCAATTAGACAAACATAGATTGTCTGCACACCCTGGTGATTCTCCATTTACTTGTACAGAATGTGGTAAAAGTTTTGTATCTCGTCAAGGACTTTGGGAACATGGGAGAACACATGCTGGAAGTCCTGCACATTTTCATTGTGACACATGCTCTAAAACATTTTCATCCAGACAAGGATATTTAATACACCATCGAACTCATACAGGAGAAAGACCATATGGTTGTAAATTTTGTTGGAAAGCATTTAGAGATGGTGGAACTTTAAGGAAACACGAGCGTATTCATACAGGAGAAAGGCCTCACATTTGTCCTTTGTGTTCAAGAGCATTTAATCAGAAGGTTGTCCTGCGGGAACACGTTCGTTGGGTTCATGCAGCTGGGAAAAATGAAACTGATGCAACTGGGCCTCCTTTCCCTTGTCCTATATGTGGAACTTTAAGTCAAGATCGGGACGAATTATGTGCACATATCGTTAAACATTCTGACCAAATGATAGCAGAAGCAAAAGCTAAGACAAACAATAATGCACCAAAAACAAAACCAGTTAAAAAGAAATCAAAAACATGTGCAACAACTGGCTTGCAAGTGAAACAAGAACTTGGAAGTTGTATAATTTCGAAAACAGAGGAAAATGAAGCACTTTTGTCTATTACAGACACAGATAAGTCAGataatcatcaaattttaaatgataaacAGAATACCTTTCTTGTAGTTACAAAAAAAGATGATGAAGATTTTAtatcaatttcagaatttaaatctgaaaatacgGATTTATTAACTGATGATAAACAAGatgaaaatttgcatatttcagAAACTGATCAGAAAGATCCCTTAGGTATGATTACTATGGATAAACAAAATAACACATGTATAGCTTCTACAGAATCAGAAAGAAGTGCACTTCATTCTGCTACTGGTCATAATGAAATAACTACAATGCATTTAATACAAACTTCAAAACAAAGCAATACTTTACACTTAATATCAAAACAAAACGAATCATTGCCTGTATTGACACTGCAAAACCCTCAGAGCCATGAAGATTATTCCAGTCAAATtgcacaaataaataataatgatgtACCTATGGATATGGTAACTCATCATTCAACTAGGCAAGATCAGAATACAAAGGATCATGATAATGAAATTGGACAAGAATCATTGATATCAGAAGGAACATCCCAGACAGCTGTAATACAAGTTGTACAATATCATCAAAATGAAAGTGATGATGAAGAAGAGGAATTAGTTTGTGGTATTTGCGGAGAAGATTTTAATGACAAAAATGTGTTAATGGAACACGTTAAAATTcatatataa
- the LOC100877827 gene encoding peptidyl-prolyl cis-trans isomerase H, which produces MPTWNQIQAQLRNPNNPVVFFDVSVGTTEIGRMIFELFEDVCPKTSENFRQFCTGEYRKDGVPLGFKGAIFHRVIKDFMIQGGDFVNGDGTGVISIYGGGTFPDENFTVKHDSPGLLSMANSGKDTNGCQFFITCAKCNFLDGKHVVFGRVIDGLLVMRKVENVPTGPNNKPKIPVTISQCGQM; this is translated from the coding sequence ATGCCTACTTGGAATCAAATACAAGCTCAACTACGAAACCCAAATAACCCGGTTGTTTTCTTCGACGTTTCCGTGGGTACAACGGAAATTGGACGAATGATTTTTGAACTCTTCGAGGATGTTTGCCCAAAGACGTCAGAGAATTTTCGTCAATTCTGCACTGGAGAATACAGGAAAGATGGTGTACCTTTGGGTTTCAAAGGTGCCATTTTTCACAGGGTAATCAAAGACTTCATGATCCAAGGTGGTGACTTCGTAAATGGAGATGGTACTGGAGTCATAAGTATTTACGGTGGTGGAACTTTTCCTGACGAAAACTTTACGGTGAAACACGACTCACCTGGATTGTTGTCAATGGCAAACAGTGGGAAAGACACTAATGGGTGTCAGTTCTTCATTACTTGTGCCAAGTGTAATTTCTTGGATGGTAAACACGTTGTGTTTGGAAGAGTTATCGATGGACTTTTAGTTATGAGAAAAGTGGAGAATGTTCCCACTGGACCGAACAATAAACCAAAAATTCCTGTGACAATATCTCAATGTGGACAAATGTAA
- the LOC100877717 gene encoding aromatic-L-amino-acid decarboxylase isoform X1 translates to MNIDEFQVRGKEMIEYICEYLRTLEGKRVTANVDPGYLRPLLAKEAPAKGESWDAIMRDVDCKIMPGITHWQHPRFHAYFPAGNSFPSILGDMLSDAIGCIGFSWAASPACTELETIVLDWYAKALDLPPEFLSEHKSSKGGGVIQGSASECILVTMLAARTQAIRALKEQDPNTEDSAFLPRLVAYCSTEAHSCAEKAAMICLVKLRILEPDDKGSLRGKRLETAIRKDVANGLVPFFVTTTLGTTGSCAFDNLVEIGPVCKLYPNIWLHVDGAYAGSSFICPEMRPFMAGIEHADSFNTNPNKWLLVNFDCSCMWVRDRVKLTSALVVDPLYLQHARSGESIDYRHWGIPLSRRFRALKLWFVLRSYGITGLQKYIRNHIRLARRFETLMRRDKRFEITNDVRAGLVCFRLKESDEINQELLANINASGRLHMIPARVMGKYILRFCVVRENATEDDIDYAVDVIEEHATEVMLAHYAGTEEEFRAKGPKSPAALDKKLVRKFSFTRSVTRDVYKRSISKSSLHDGATPIMVVDDNSQVDTIEEDVFCNSRCNVVSGRDDPDDDTRMIRDLCDRPFLFGIIQLREHVCLFF, encoded by the exons ATGAACATCGATGAGTTTCAAGTACGCGGCAAGGAGATGATAGAGTACATCTGCGAGTATCTTCGTACTCTGGAAGGGAAGAGGGTGACGGCGAACGTGGACCCAGGATATCTGAGGCCCCTTCTGGCCAAGGAAGCTCCGGCTAAAGGGGAGTCATGGGATGCCATTATGAGGGACGTCGACTGCAAAATAATGCCCGGG ATCACCCACTGGCAGCATCCCCGCTTCCACGCCTACTTCCCAGCAGGGAACTCGTTTCCCTCGATCCTCGGGGACATGTTGTCCGACGCAATCGGGTGCATAGGTTTCTCCTGGGCAGCCAGCCCGGCCTGCACGGAACTGGAAACGATCGTTCTGGACTGGTACGCCAAAGCGTTGGACCTTCCGCCGGAGTTCCTGTCGGAGCACAAAAGCTCGAAGGGCGGTGGAGTGATACAAGGGTCAGCCTCCGAATGTATTCTGGTCACCATGTTGGCGGCGCGAACCCAGGCGATTAGAGCGTTGAAGGAGCAAGACCCCAATACCGAGGACTCGGCCTTCCTGCCGCGACTGGTAGCCTACTGTTCCACGGAAGCTCATTCCTGCGCGGAGAAAGCGGCGATGATCTGTTTGGTGAAGCTTCGAATCCTGGAGCCCGACGATAAGGGTTCCTTGCGAGGTAAACGGCTGGAGACCGCGATCCGGAAGGACGTGGCCAACGGTTTAGTGCCGTTCTTCGTGACCACCACTCTGGGCACCACGGGATCGTGCGCGTTCGACAATCTCGTCGAGATCGGGCCCGTGTGCAAGCTGTACCCCAACATCTGGCTGCACGTGGACGGCGCTTATGCCGGAAGCTCCTTCATCTGCCCAGAGATGAGGCCGTTCATGGCCGGTATCGAGCACGCGGACTCCTTCAACACGAACCCGAACAAGTGGTTGCTGGTCAACTTCGACTGCTCCTGCATGTGGGTGCGGGATCGAGTCAAGCTGACGTCGGCTCTCGTCGTTGACCCGCTGTACCTCCAGCACGCCAGGTCTGGAGAGTCCATCGACTACCGTCACTGGGGGATCCCCTTGAGCAGACGATTCAGAGCACTGAAGCTGTGGTTCGTGCTGAGGTCGTACGGGATCACTGGGTTGCAGAAGTACATAAGGAACCACATTAGACTAGCCAGGCGATTCGAGACCCTGATGAGGAGGGATAAGAGATTCGAGATCACCAATGATGTCAGGGCAGGACTGGTATGCTTCAGATTGAAGGAGAGTGACGAGATCAATCAAGAGTTGCTCGCGAATATCAATGCTTCCGGTAGACTTCACATGATACCCGCCAGAGTGATGGGCAAATACATCCTGAGGTTCTGCGTGGTAAGGGAGAACGCTACGGAGGATGACATCGATTATGCCGTTGACGTGATCGAGGAACACGCGACGGAGGTGATGCTGGCGCATTACGCGGGCACGGAGGAAGAGTTCAGGGCGAAAGGACCGAAGAGTCCTGCCGCCCTGGACAAGAAGCTGGTGCGCAAGTTCAGCTTCACCAGGAGCGTCACCAGGGACGTGTACAAAAGATCCATCTCGAAGTCGAGTCTCCACGACGGCGCTACTCCCATCATGGTCGTCGACGACAACTCGCAGGTCGACACCATTGAAGAAGACGTGTTTTGCAACAGCAG GTGTAATGTTGTTTCAGGTCGTGACGATCCCGATGATGATACCCGGATGATTCGTGATTTGTGTGATCGGCCGTTCTTGTTTGGAATAATACAGCTACGTGAACACGTGTGCTTGTTTTTCTAa
- the LOC100877717 gene encoding tyrosine decarboxylase isoform X2 has translation MNIDEFQVRGKEMIEYICEYLRTLEGKRVTANVDPGYLRPLLAKEAPAKGESWDAIMRDVDCKIMPGITHWQHPRFHAYFPAGNSFPSILGDMLSDAIGCIGFSWAASPACTELETIVLDWYAKALDLPPEFLSEHKSSKGGGVIQGSASECILVTMLAARTQAIRALKEQDPNTEDSAFLPRLVAYCSTEAHSCAEKAAMICLVKLRILEPDDKGSLRGKRLETAIRKDVANGLVPFFVTTTLGTTGSCAFDNLVEIGPVCKLYPNIWLHVDGAYAGSSFICPEMRPFMAGIEHADSFNTNPNKWLLVNFDCSCMWVRDRVKLTSALVVDPLYLQHARSGESIDYRHWGIPLSRRFRALKLWFVLRSYGITGLQKYIRNHIRLARRFETLMRRDKRFEITNDVRAGLVCFRLKESDEINQELLANINASGRLHMIPARVMGKYILRFCVVRENATEDDIDYAVDVIEEHATEVMLAHYAGTEEEFRAKGPKSPAALDKKLVRKFSFTRSVTRDVYKRSISKSSLHDGATPIMVVDDNSQVDTIEEDVFCNSRS, from the exons ATGAACATCGATGAGTTTCAAGTACGCGGCAAGGAGATGATAGAGTACATCTGCGAGTATCTTCGTACTCTGGAAGGGAAGAGGGTGACGGCGAACGTGGACCCAGGATATCTGAGGCCCCTTCTGGCCAAGGAAGCTCCGGCTAAAGGGGAGTCATGGGATGCCATTATGAGGGACGTCGACTGCAAAATAATGCCCGGG ATCACCCACTGGCAGCATCCCCGCTTCCACGCCTACTTCCCAGCAGGGAACTCGTTTCCCTCGATCCTCGGGGACATGTTGTCCGACGCAATCGGGTGCATAGGTTTCTCCTGGGCAGCCAGCCCGGCCTGCACGGAACTGGAAACGATCGTTCTGGACTGGTACGCCAAAGCGTTGGACCTTCCGCCGGAGTTCCTGTCGGAGCACAAAAGCTCGAAGGGCGGTGGAGTGATACAAGGGTCAGCCTCCGAATGTATTCTGGTCACCATGTTGGCGGCGCGAACCCAGGCGATTAGAGCGTTGAAGGAGCAAGACCCCAATACCGAGGACTCGGCCTTCCTGCCGCGACTGGTAGCCTACTGTTCCACGGAAGCTCATTCCTGCGCGGAGAAAGCGGCGATGATCTGTTTGGTGAAGCTTCGAATCCTGGAGCCCGACGATAAGGGTTCCTTGCGAGGTAAACGGCTGGAGACCGCGATCCGGAAGGACGTGGCCAACGGTTTAGTGCCGTTCTTCGTGACCACCACTCTGGGCACCACGGGATCGTGCGCGTTCGACAATCTCGTCGAGATCGGGCCCGTGTGCAAGCTGTACCCCAACATCTGGCTGCACGTGGACGGCGCTTATGCCGGAAGCTCCTTCATCTGCCCAGAGATGAGGCCGTTCATGGCCGGTATCGAGCACGCGGACTCCTTCAACACGAACCCGAACAAGTGGTTGCTGGTCAACTTCGACTGCTCCTGCATGTGGGTGCGGGATCGAGTCAAGCTGACGTCGGCTCTCGTCGTTGACCCGCTGTACCTCCAGCACGCCAGGTCTGGAGAGTCCATCGACTACCGTCACTGGGGGATCCCCTTGAGCAGACGATTCAGAGCACTGAAGCTGTGGTTCGTGCTGAGGTCGTACGGGATCACTGGGTTGCAGAAGTACATAAGGAACCACATTAGACTAGCCAGGCGATTCGAGACCCTGATGAGGAGGGATAAGAGATTCGAGATCACCAATGATGTCAGGGCAGGACTGGTATGCTTCAGATTGAAGGAGAGTGACGAGATCAATCAAGAGTTGCTCGCGAATATCAATGCTTCCGGTAGACTTCACATGATACCCGCCAGAGTGATGGGCAAATACATCCTGAGGTTCTGCGTGGTAAGGGAGAACGCTACGGAGGATGACATCGATTATGCCGTTGACGTGATCGAGGAACACGCGACGGAGGTGATGCTGGCGCATTACGCGGGCACGGAGGAAGAGTTCAGGGCGAAAGGACCGAAGAGTCCTGCCGCCCTGGACAAGAAGCTGGTGCGCAAGTTCAGCTTCACCAGGAGCGTCACCAGGGACGTGTACAAAAGATCCATCTCGAAGTCGAGTCTCCACGACGGCGCTACTCCCATCATGGTCGTCGACGACAACTCGCAGGTCGACACCATTGAAGAAGACGTGTTTTGCAACAGCAG GTCGTGA